Below is a genomic region from Helianthus annuus cultivar XRQ/B chromosome 2, HanXRQr2.0-SUNRISE, whole genome shotgun sequence.
gagcgatgtcttgtacaagaggtggaaatttaaaattttcaatccccatctcttgcaactattgcaagttattattaagacacttaatgctcccactgatctttaatatctctagaatgctacaagagaagtttcaatgagctacgtgacgtgggaacctatcacatatacgttagactttatttgatttctttaatgtccagatatcataagaaactttaaggacatatttaatagaaatctgattaactacatatatgaatagagttcttctaagaccgtaggccatatgcgacaaaatttagatacaagttgatagtctttcaaatgataaatgaattatggctgaatattccatttggaataagttccacgaatgtcaatgaatgacttatgatggacccatacttattccttaagccaagtaatatttagggcTGTAACGTCATGATTTAGAATCACTGAAAATGAGATTAAatgaaaaaatcatcctcattaaccatgttatgatttctcatgaattttggttctaatggatgaaatttataagtctcattttccttttgtcaaattctcattagcATGATGACAAAGGTTGTGAAaaataaggtatcatctagtttcattttagtaatgtttctatccagatagttagaacaaataagaggagagtttaagataagtgtgactttatgttgactatgcaaaccccacaaccttcataacattgcttaattatgatactgtAATCTGATTAATCtccagaatatataaggtatcgaaaagcgttgttggaagtctgttcattatggttcttatagtcttaacatttaattttgtcactaactctcatgttagttatttgtcgagttctggtaaggaaacgtatggaactagagttaactaatcatgtgttagttggaatattaaaattatcagacttaaatatcattagtaagttactatctaattaatttatccaactgttctttagaataatggatagtctcgttgcttatgcctagtctaatgacataattatgcagtgagattttcccttgaagaaccttaacgttgggattagcacttgtaatttgtctatggactttagaacaatcctctcttaaggttttagtggttgtaaggtgaataacatcttattttccagtttcaaacatttatttctatgtacatatgttgcttatcaacacactcgttatactttggtacttttgagtgttatagctgatttataatgcatcaaattgtacaaatgaaGAAATaaaacttagtatgtaatgtactggaaaatgtacttatttccatgcgtaagcccttaactttacgggtcatggtattgtacattataatatattcacatataccacttaaccttataatttataatttaaatgaagacatgcaccttaagagttcttgtgattattccacaattatagattagtcttaggaaagacttaatctggaataactttagtgatagcaattatgttagagagttcttgattatcataagagacatcatgttcgatttatcctaatcatcatgctctacttttcttccgtagtgccttatcagaagagagcaataaggttatcgtgtcttaagagataatcaaggatttaatttaagagctcattcttatagaaactttaaataaagcaaaacattttaggcttaggaattagagtggatgagatatagatttatagaagaaaattatagtgagtaaaaatatgggtactaagaataaggcagacaaaatgatcactaaaattaattgaggatcattaatataaggatcattgtgtgaagaggttgtgatatgtctattactaacatcaaaataatagactacttaaagttctacttaaacgaagacaaaacagctttggccagaagtgtaatcatttaagcatatgtgcaaagtggttgtaacaaatcagctttggccagaaattgagacaaacactttagttatgcacttgttgagtatgccatctatgaatgaattagatcagctttggccagaaattaagacattcatgcttatgatgcacacgcAACATAGCTtttcgtaatacttggatgataagtagatgtatcaagtcagctttggccagaaatgatgcatcagaagctcattcaagtaaagccatttttggttttgtaaaacattatttgatcctcattaattaactaaataattacaaaaaccaatcatttaatagcaaaccacccgttagcgcggatcgaactccgcggtgagttcgctggggtttgcgggggacagcgtgcccccgcccggggttcggggcggggccccgaatttttttttttttttttagttcacatttaaacaacttaaaataatgagatttcgagtcgcaactacggtctcgactaatgacgttatggttgcgagtcgcaactacggtctcgactaatgaccTTTTgctctcgagtagcaacctcatggttgcgagtagcaacctcatggttgcgagtagcaacctcatggttgcgagtagcaacctcatggtctcgagtagcaacctcatggttgcgagtagcaacctcatggtctcgagtagcaacctcatggtctcgagtgatgacgttatggttgcgagtagcaacctcatggttgcgagtagcaacctcgtgatctcgagtaatgacgttatggttgcgagtagcaacctcatggttgcgagtgatgacgttatggttgcgagtagcaacctcatggttgcgtgtagcaacctcatggttgcgagtagcaacctcgttaacagctgttaattgtgatatcataactgaaaattcgaaatctaagggattaagaGATATTCTTTTCCTGTTTTAAACTGATCTAATTTTGtcaacatatttcgaaaataataactgtttatctaataacagtttcgaataaaattaaaagataaaattagatcaaacatggaaaaaacacccattaatcctaaatcattccaaaacataacagaatacttcgaattttctcatgaacatgatgaaccctaatcataaaaaataaaattctggaacccgaaacctgaattttttaagacttctaaacagatttcggttgTAAAACATGAACCCAGTTAAAATCGAATGAACATATGATTATTTTTCACGAAAACTAAGATCTCGAGTCGATGTTCATGACTCGAAACGGCTGTTAATTTCATAAAGtttcaaaattccgttttccaagtttcaatcccagaattatggatacaaaacagaactgactaatcaacatatgctctgataccacatgttggttcagttctgtttgttcatgaaggaaaacatatataaatcatacctgtcaccgcagacagtgcagaggagaatcctgtgagggagttcgacatgcctgtcatcttgatctggttcctccttagggtgctaactgatgatggggacttagaaaccgaaaagggtatcggttatggagaggaggtttcgtgatgatgttatggcttatggggtgtgaattgtgaaactgagtaactcctaaacctccacataactctccttatataagcacccaggaggaaacctaattagttactaagggtaatatggtccatcaacaattaccaactaattaaataataggttctaatatattttgatctctataatgtaaatgattatgatggctatagattaaatattaatacataatatatttaatcttacatccTATTCTATTGTTGGCTGATGTACCAGATGGTTCACCTAAATGGTTAAGAACAATCTTCTTCCGAAAGCCAAAGTTGTGATGTTGCTGAGGATTTGGCTTGCTATTGTATGCTTCTGCCATCTGACACCTCTGAGCTTCGTTATTTAACTATTTTCTTGAGGGTCATGGTTGTTTGTGCATCTTCGGTGCATTGTTGACCATGGTCATATGTTTTATTTGCCTTTTACATTACTGTCGTTAACTATGATAGTCGTCTTGATTCTCAATAGCTTGGCCTCTTGGAACACTTTGATATGGGTGTTTATGCATACGACCTTAAACTGTCGTGTTCTTTATATGTCGTAGCGTTCTTGACTCTTTGTTCGAACAATATGTTTCTATATTTGTTTTTTAAGTTTGCAACATAGGTAGCCTATGTTTAAGTGTGTGTGATGTTTTATTTTTTTCGTTATATCATGTTGCAGTTTTTGGTTCATGACTTCATTTGGAAGCTATTATTCTGTCACATTGGTAGGCTTTCAACCGTGTTTTCTCTATGCCCGTTTATGGAGTTTAATGTTGGCCTGTGGACGTGCACCGGCGTTCAGTTTATGTTCGTGTGGTCAAAAGGTTGTAACCATAAGGCTGCACAAAAATCAACCTACGGTGTTAGGAAGAAGGAAGGTTAGGGTCCATAATGGAACGAATGGCGACGGAAGGCGGGGTTCCAAAACGAGATCATCTGGCTAGAGCAATTAGAAGCCAGACCGCTTAACGAAGACGTGATAACCGATTTTGTCACGATGGTGCATTAGCATTGGTTAGGCGCATTAGGTTTAGTTGTGTAGTATAGATTGAAAAATTGTTGACGTTGTATCTTTTTAAAAGTGTTTATAATAGTAGTTTGTCTTTAAATGTGTGTTGTCTTTTATTGTAGCTTTTTGTAATAGTAAATAGACTTTGAATGTGTGTGTATAAAAATTGTCATTATCCGAACCGacccccgccgcattgcggcagGTACTAGTTCTAGTTTTGGAGCTTTAAAAAATTTTAATGTTAGTTTGATAGTTGGCTTAAGAATTATTTTAAATTTAGTTCGTAGAAccaacctgttttcaaacttctAACTTGTTTAAACTAGTCTAACTTGCTTGGGGCTGAACCGGTTTCAACCCACAAACACATTTTATTCCTAGAACTAAAAGTTCCTCGTTTAGCTGGGCCTGAACCTGTTTCAATTTTCAACCCACACACACATTTTATTTCTAGAAGTTCCTTGTTTAGCTGGGCCTGGGTTCTAAAGTTTCTAAGCCCGTATCTCtttcttcatatttttttttcatcttCCTTTCTTTTTTCCCTTTAAACTTCACTCCATCATCTTGAATAAGTTACTAAGGCAAAAATATTAACAATCCACATTCCAATTTTCTTTATAGAAAGGGCATGTAAAACCGATAtagttttttactttttttttataaataaaaagcgTCGAAAGACTTCAGAGTAAGATACATTATACATAGACATGACTGGATTATATGAGGAAGTTAGGTGTGATAGTTTAACTAGATGCGTGGCTTTTAAAGCAATACATAAAGTTTGACACAACGAGTAATGGGTTGGACACACAAATGTAATGGATTAGATGCATGTAATGGCACTTGCGTAGTTAAAACTCGGTAAAACATCAGAGCTCGAAACTTGGTTATAGTAAATAAAGAGTGAACTGTCAAATTGGTTCCTGAGGTTTgatcacttttgtcactttagtcctgAGGTTTGGTTCAAAtcgccattttagtccaaatagtttttttctcctctgggtccctgacttttccatttttaactcagtctaaaaatctggtcataaccaggggtatttttggcataactgttgtgtagtgataaccattgatagtttacaacataatttataaacctcataataacttaatgccaaaaatacccctgattataacctgatttttagactaagttagacaatgtgatcaaaatggcaagaaaaatgAAAAGTCAGAAaaccagaggagaaaaaaaaactatttggactaaaatgacaatttgaataaaaactcagggactaaaatggcaatttactcaatttGTTATAACAAAACCATAAAAGACCATTTTGTCCTCATTAAAAGGGATGAAAAAGACAGAAAAGttagatgttaactgaaaaatttaaccagattttgcttttggatgaaaatgacaacaaaattgaaaccacagggacccagattcaaaaggtttgagttttagaATAAtatgacaaaagtgaccaaacctcagggaccattttgcaaATTTACTCATAAATAAAAATCATATAATATGAATTTTATAACATAGTTATTGCATataaaaaaaatacacacaaGTCAAATCATGTATTTTACTGtaaaaaattaaatatatatcACAAATAATTTAGTCATGTCTTCAAAAGTATGTCAAATTAATGTTGGCCTTTTGGGTGATCAAAACATTCAAAGAACCTACAACCCTTTAACCACCTAGCTTTAGATTGATCAAGTCACGGACCACATGTTACCTGACCAAAACCCACAAACCAAACCAACCCAAACCAGCAATCAAATAAATCACAAGACACACCCCCCTTTGTAGTTGGTCAACCCTTCACAATTCACATGTTTGCTacaaagagttaattactgttttcgtccctgtggtttgtcaaaaatcactatttcagtccattagtttaaaaattgcgatttcagtacCTGctgtttcacttttgtaaccatttcagtccatgtggtttcactttcgtaaccatttcaatccattattctgttaagtacagggactgaaatggttacggggtggactgaaatggttacgaaagtgaaactacagggactgaaatcgcaatttttaaactaatggactgaaatagtgatttttgacaaaccacagggacgaaaacagtaattaactcttgcTACAAACTACAAACTCATCAGACTTCACACCATAACTCCAATAGAACCCATACAGGTCCGGTCAGCGGTCCCAAACCAACGAACCCGGTTTCATCgtgttttagaaaaatgtttcgAAAGCGGGCTGACTACAAACCTAAATGGTGGTTTAACTCATTCAAATGATTCAATTCACCGTTTTGTTTAAATCAACCAATACAAGTAAATGAAATTCAAGTAGTAGTAACTCAAAGTAATGCTGACCCTGACTGACACCTAAACTATTTCTGATAACCAGAAAACCAAAAAAGACCCTAAACCTATCCACCCTGCATCTTCTTTCTCATTTCCATAATCTTCCTATGAGAATTCGAATGCAACGCCACCGAAAACGTCGGACTGTTCGCCGGCCTGTACTCCGCCACCAGCCGCCCCGACTTATACCGAACGCCACACGCGTTACACAAAGTCTTCGGCCCCATTGGACCCGCCCGCCATTGTGGTGTTTTCTCCGCCAAGCAATGCTGGCACCTCCTCCCTAACCCGCCCCCACCGCTTGTTGCTTGCTTCGGCAATGAAGTCGGCACCTCCATTACTTGATTCCACCACCAGCATTGCTGCTGTTTGCGTCTACGGTTCGACCGCTTACGCACCGGATAGTTATGTGGAACCCGAAggctgccgcaacaacttgtaATGCTGTTGTGGCTATGGCTATTGCTATTTCCACTGCTGCTACTGTTGTTGTCGAGAACCGAGACCGAGACGGTAACCGACTTGTTCGGGTCGGTGAAGATGTCGTCGAGTGCGGGGAATGCGTCTTTGTTCGATAACCATTCCAGTTCTTCCTCTACAAATTCCTAAACAGGAACAACAACACATAACATTAACCAATTTTCTACTCAAAAAGCTTCCAACTTTCAACATATTTCCACATATTTCCCCAAATTAACCTCATTCATAGGCAACAAGTGCAGTAAAAACAGATATCAAACTACTAATTCAAACCATTTCAACATTCAAAGATTAGCCTCTAAAGAACAAACTGAGTTGGGTCCGAGTTAATGACTCAGTGAGTGAAATAAGGAGCGATAAAGAGTAAAAAGAAGTGAAAAAACATACCGGAAAAGAAGAGTCATCGGAGTCAAGGGTGTTAGGGTTTGAATAAGGAGAAAGGGGTTTGTGGTCAGCGTCGTCTAAGGTGAAGTTAAGGAGGTCATCATCGGGAAGAATGAGACAAGAATCAAGGTCGGAAGCCATGTTTGATTGAGGGTTTGTTTGGGTTGAAGAGGGGGAGGGGGAGGGGGAGGGGGAGGcgtgtatgtttgtatgtatgtaagtatgtatgttgAATGTTGGTATGAGGGTTAAATTATCAACATTGTTTGTTGGTTGTAGAGACAGAGATATACGGATGAATGGCAAGGAAAGGATGTCTCATTTCTGGACATTACTCTTCTTTTTCACTTTCACCCCTtttatttttcattctttccttctATTGCCTTGCCACTATTCTTATAACAAAACTAAGATAAGATCTGAGGAAGGTAAGATATAAACAACCTTATCTTTACCCCGAAGAAATAGAGATGCTGCTTCCAATGAGGCCCCCGGCTCGAAAGGGTGTGTGCTTTAATAATTAAAGCTAGGGTGAATATGGTGCCTTCAGGAGAGGGGTTCGGGTTCACTATGTTAAATGGCTCGATCATGATGGGAATTCTTGTTGGTGGACATAAGGATGGGATTGGTACAGTACTCGTTCCCATACCCATATCCATACCCGTACCTGTACCGAAAATAactgaatttgaacaaaactggGTACCAAATACCGTACCAAAACTATATAGGTATGGTacgggtacgagtacgggtaCTGGTACAGGTATTTTCGGTATGGTATCTGCTttggtaccattttgtttttatttagtttttgagCACTTGTATGagtactaaataggtaaaattgacatGACTACCAATATAGTACGAGTACCAAATATGTAAAATTGGTATGAGTACCAATACGATAcgggtaccatataggtaaaatCAATACGAGTACTATAAATACCAAtttgaaataaaacataatacaaaaaaaaaacttttaaaggtcTACATAAAATTCGGTATGGTACGGGTATGAGTATGGGTATTTGGGAAAAAAAGCTCATCCCTAGGTGAACATTATGTGGAGGTCGTATAGATGACCGTTACAATTTGGGTTcattaagttttttttaaagTGCCCTTTACAATTTGGGTTCATCGGGTTTAATTAGGTAAAATTGAAGTGACACTCGCTCATTGGTGTGTTCATTTGAGTTCATAAGGTTCAATTAGAAGTGCCCCTAATGCCCTTAGTAACACAAATCATAAATTTTGCATTTGCCTTACCACTTGAACGGTTTTTATTTCTAATAAAGTTTATGCTTCTAGTGATTTCACACCATACAACAGGGATGAGTATTTGGTATCCGGTAGCGGTATCAAATTTCTCATAACGAATCATTTACGATATCGATTAGTTACCTATTTTTGGAGTTCGATACATGCATTTTCGGTTCGGCACTAATATCttaccgatttttaccttcaaataccgatACCAAGCTCATCCTAGCGTAAATCAAACTTTGTTAtgtaaaaattaataaaatatacaACTTTATGTATAGGTATGTACATTTTATAGGTTTTGGGTAGTGTTATATAATTAAGAAAATTGTAACAAAAATAAATGATTAAAAATACCTAAACTTGAGTGATGTTTTACCCTCAAGGAATGTTGTGGAAGTAATAGGGTGAAAATGTAAAGAGGTAATATTAATGAGGGGGCAATTATATAATAAGGGAATTGAAGATGAAGTGAAGTGTTGGGCCGCCTACTACGCTCTAAACTTCAAACCGTGTTTGAGTATGATTCGACTCGCTTGTCAGTTGGCCAATTGGATGTTGACACGTTGGATTTATTCACTTCTTACCTTTAAACTCATTTTTGTATCGAAATAGAAAAGGTTTAGTGGATATATATTATCCATTACATTGTCATAGCTATTGTTCAAAATTCTATCTTAATCTCATACAATATAACATATTAGCTTTTATATTGTGTAAGGTTTAGATATTTCATTGAATCGTGTTGAAATCAATTTCATATTTACATGTATTTTTCATACTTATGACAATTTAACTGAATGTTTTCTTTGAACGACAAACTTTTTCAACCCAAGACCTTCCCTCTAAAAGGATTTATAACTACGATAATTCAAAGACAATACATAAAGATGAATATGCAATGAAAACAATATCTACTAGGATTAGATCAAAGACTCTTTTCTATACTTGAGAAACCATCACAACCTTTCAATTGACATTTGACGATTATAACTAGTCTTAAGTTTCCCGTACTATAGGACGGAGGCGTAAAACCGTGCTAAGTAGCAACTGAAGGACGATCAAAACCAGGAAAAAACGTGAACAAAAACACAATTTTTAAACACTAAGTGATCCATGCGACATAAAATACAGACGTAACACGTATTAGAAAGTTGAGAGAGTAAAAAAACCCTAGGGACAAAGTGCGAACACCAAATATCATGTTAAGTAGCAACCGCacgtagggctgcaaacgaaccaaacgttcggcaaacagttcgtgaactgttcggcgggaagttcgtttgtgttcgtttgtttattaaacaaacgaacacaaacaagaatTTTCGTTTGTTTAGTTAAACGAACAAACTTGAACATAGGGTGTGTTCGtttatttatgttcgtgaacgttcggtaacgtgttcgtttgtgtttgatagttcattagtctttttagcttttatattttatttaaatactttaaaattcctaacaaataaaatatttaatacatgtcaatgtattatatattttgttcatgaac
It encodes:
- the LOC110927363 gene encoding GATA transcription factor 1 — translated: MASDLDSCLILPDDDLLNFTLDDADHKPLSPYSNPNTLDSDDSSFPEFVEEELEWLSNKDAFPALDDIFTDPNKSVTVSVSVLDNNSSSSGNSNSHSHNSITSCCGSLRVPHNYPVRKRSNRRRKQQQCWWWNQVMEVPTSLPKQATSGGGGLGRRCQHCLAEKTPQWRAGPMGPKTLCNACGVRYKSGRLVAEYRPANSPTFSVALHSNSHRKIMEMRKKMQGG